From a region of the Cygnus atratus isolate AKBS03 ecotype Queensland, Australia chromosome 3, CAtr_DNAZoo_HiC_assembly, whole genome shotgun sequence genome:
- the AKAP12 gene encoding A-kinase anchor protein 12 isoform X2, translating to MLGTITITVEQTEHSGVILKEDTQTMEASPSDSSTKDGVDAEKEDTHIVKQLPSLEEDAEDLEQASEPPSYDLGFKKVFKFVGFRFTVKKEKTGKSEPVQLLTVKKETQVTEGADDQKEVSSEETVMPEDAPSAEDNAKDALINEKTEDESPKTPEANEISSQSSALANDTASPLRKFFSQGLAGFRKKKSFRKPKEDEQPSPTKEEEQEKEGAALTTETSKKEKSESEKQVEEKSVTAVTIETHEKEQTEDEKQESKTETAIGVDASEKEKLLERDEQDVVTTVATASAEEEKAEDDQEGKLVEVTENIGKKEEKTEEGETESEVTEKPLITIPVITDSVNGELKASSEVLPVGANLESTEKCEISDRTEISSEDKLEAGSSLATEISSEEFKKSEEIEGSKPVPLVKEMLDEKSEKAELKISPTTDDVTEKLEAQGEAHDKTIEKAASKGHETELTLEAAGSKSFSTSEQSFDTVDDQRSVKPTDEGLQGKIGVVMTDSTKPGEITTEITPEEAAGKRPPEGITNEAELLSSQEKNKLQGSPLKKLFTGTGLKKLSGKKHKGKREESKLGEQGELTQQLSDSPDSPEEQKVESSASSPEELNEIPSLEKSVDGMQVSENEDAAVSDVERKRESVTPWASFKKMVTPKKRVRRPSESDKEEEIDKTKSAAVSATENAAEENQVELKENGMDQKTEKVTEEPKRKVDTSVSWEAFICVGSSKKRARKSSSSDEEAEHKFGQDGQKIEESGQSKETATDVILTSSQESDQGQGNSSPEQAGSPSEGEGISTWESFKRLVTPRRKSKTRMEERTEDSVVGSSLEHSTSDGEPGKDESWVPFRKLMPGRRKKKSDGKPEPTHLKQAREDMAETTEEDSDIPAVVPLSEYEAAEQEKIEAQKVKDAEAMKKQTSEEEGAEKLEDTLGVKQPSEGLVHAVTVTVVEGERAVTSIEERSPSWISAALTECIEQAEEEEKETEKAFESEVVVEQAVVVAKTVPEMRKDLSDDTAASELALTSEAVTALEETTEASCAEETMEVSFAEETTEMVSAVSQLLETPDTTEEVTPVQEVEATEQNLKELEKQTQKVLHEVAERVKSSEVAQLVSERTMTPTVVTKVQEIESEVKDDAKDGKVAGQETVLLDQSLKRAEHTEDDVQPMESAESIQGRDKIEERGHEGSERSEISTAMKESTEGYENVDVLRDERQWQACEEVVEDQEISEMQRTVEEPSSQDSKTVTPEEEPLAKQEPSEQEKLPLTELTVDEMKDEFIPEVQAAVQSKTEDETSALGLPGEEPVKLEGEGETLTTGPVCTEAVVAVIPVEPERQDKIPELDSQEQTCTERVPSKAPVQGEEEDAALLGVKSTEVIAAEVPTQNEVETCALTSETTASEAAEAAEQSVRDGDGRQFVAKDPVPILEPKCIETTETLFQSDEAKGGKIEDAVLKSETRSPSDKALTEAMPQTEGDSISNAASACLGITENGSTALTDVSPKTSEPLSSLVEERTAETEQELVETSNYQGFQKEESINGQLMEGAKEVFESGEQEAVRGDECCSTAVQQEVLTAQEEGPDSAFLLAESLEAQKMSVPVAAAAVEEHVVAETVTPTDTTAETAEPLATTPEQMVSDKVPFTTIDSSGSETAEPGRAEAPQPQVSPAYMNGVPESPQSTGLPKQPAAPLSDGLSLTHTEFEADVVPSGTIESQSTKIVLNVIQTAVNKLAETEEAFESEQHIKTIGKSPSGTIIPELLENMRVDHQFLVEKEEISSMEQELQQSKVEKHATLIESAEIHATVGKTKDMLLTCEVLEDGQSQSSLSIVPTPEDISRESVRLQKSALELSTSEDSTKDPLDVHPLKLKEKEIGQVTEISDQHIGQQTCAERQEEQCHLLVEDGKMQTWQDDGCQEGTSCDGTQSQNSLAPEALNMC from the exons ttgaaCAAACAGAACATTCCGGTGTAATTCTGAAGGAAGACACCCAAACTATGGAGGCAAGTCCATCTGACTCAAGCACCAAAGATGGTGTAGATGCTGAGAAAGAGGATACTCATATAGTTAAACAGTTGCCATCTTTGGAAGAAGATGCAGAAGACCTTGAACAAGCATCTGAGCCACCGTCATATGATCTGGGctttaaaaaggtttttaaatttGTTGGATTCAGAttcacagtgaagaaagagaagacaggaaaatCAGAACCAGTTCAGCTGCTTActgtaaaaaaggaaacacaagtCACTGAAGGAGCTGATGATCAAAAAGAAGTCAGCTCAGAAGAAACAGTGATGCCTGAAGATGCACCCTCTGCAGAAGACAATGCCAAAGATGCACTGATAAATGAAAAAACGGAGGATGAATCTCCTAAAACACCAGAAGCAAATGAGATTAGTTCTCAGTCATCTGCTTTAGCCAATGATACTGCATCACCATTAAGAAAATTTTTTTCTCAGGGATTGGCTGGATTtagaaaaaagaagagttttagGAAGCCCAAAGAAGATGAACAACCATCTCCTACAAaagaagaagagcaagaaaaagagggGGCAGCATTAACAACTGAAACcagcaaaaaggagaaatctGAGTCTGAGAAGCAAGTTGAAGAGAAGAGTGTGACAGCAGTAACCATTGAAACACACgagaaagaacaaacagaagatgaaaagcaaGAGTCTAAGACTGAAACAGCCATAGGAGTTGATGcaagtgagaaggaaaagctaCTAGAGCGTGATGAGCAGGATGTAGTGACAACTGTTGCTACAGCAagtgcagaggaggaaaaagctgaagatgATCAAGAAGGTAAATTGGTAGAAGTCACAGAAAATATtggtaaaaaggaagaaaaaactgaaGAAGGAGAGACAGAAAGTGAAGTGACAGAGAAACCACTAATAACAATCCCTGTAATCACAGACAGTGTGAATGGAGAATTGAAGGCATCCTCGGAAGTCCTACCTGTAGGAGCAAATCTGGAGTCAACAGAGAAGTGTGAAATAAGTGACAGAACTGAAATATCCTCTGAAGATAAACTTGAAGCAGGATCTTCATTGGCAACTGAAATCTCTAGTGAAGAGTTTAAAAAGTCTGAAGAAATAGAAGGAAGTAAACCTGTGCCACTGGTGAAAGAAATGCTTGatgaaaaatcagagaaagcagaattGAAAATTTCACCCACAACAGATGATGTCACTGAAAAGTTAGAGGCACAAGGAGAAGCTCATGATAAAACCATAGAGAAGGCGGCAAGCAAAGGACACGAGACAGAACTGACTCTGGAGGCTGCTGGATCAAAGTCCTTTTCTACTTCTGAACAGTCATTTGATACCGTGGATGATCAACGATCAGTCAAACCCACTGATGAAGGGCTACAAGGCAAAATTGGTGTAGTTATGACTGATAGTACCAAACCAGGTGAAATAACCACAGAAATAACTcctgaagaagcagcaggaaagaggCCTCCAGAGGGTATCACAAATGAAGCTGAACTTCTctcttctcaagaaaaaaataaactacaagGCAGTCCTTTAAAGAAACTCTTTACGGGTACTGGATTAAAAAAACTGTCTGGAAAGAAGCATaaaggcaaaagagaagaatCTAAGTTAGGGGAACAGGGAGAACTAACTCAACAGTTATCAGATTCCCCAGATAGCCCGGAAGAACAAAAGGTGGAGAGTTCTGCTTCTTCTCCTGAGGAGCTGAATGAAATTCCTTCTTTGGAAAAATCCGTAGATGGAATGCAGgtctctgaaaatgaagatgctGCAGTTTCAGatgtggagagaaaaagagaaagtgttACTCCATGGGCATCATTTAAAAAGATGGTGACTCCCAAGAAACGTGTCAGAAGACCTTCTGAAAGtgacaaagaagaagaaattgatAAGACAAAAAGTGCTGCAGTGTCTGCAactgaaaatgcagctgaagaaaatcaggtagagttaaaagaaaatgggatggaccagaaaacagagaaagtcaCAGAAGAGCCCAAAAGAAAGGTTGACACCTCTGTGTCTTGGGAAGCCTTTATATGTGTAggttcttcaaagaaaagagcCAGGAAATCATCATCATCTGATGAAGAAGCTGAGCATAAATTTGGTCAAGACGGCCAAAAAATAGAAGAATCTGGACAGagcaaagaaacagcaacagatGTAATTCTTACTAGTTCTCAGGAGAGTGATCAAGGACAAGGGAATTCCTCTCCAGAACAAGCTGGAAGCCCATCTGAAGGTGAAGGTATTTCAACATGGGAGTCATTTAAAAGGTTAGTCACTCCAAGAAGGAAATCCAAAACCAGAATGGAAGAGAGAACTGAAGACTCTGTTGTGGGATCTAGCCTGGAACATTCAACATCGGATGGTGAGCCTGGAAAAGATGAATCATGGGTTCCATTTAGAAAACTTATGCCTGGCCGTAGGAAGAAAAAGTCAGATGGAAAGCCAGAACCAACTCATCTTAAACAAGCAAGAGAAGACATGGCAGAAACAACTGAGGAAGATTCAGATATTCCAGCTGTTGTTCCTTTGTCTGAATATGAAGcagcagagcaagagaaaaTTGAAGCCCAGAAAGTGAAAGATGCTGaagcaatgaaaaaacaaacctcagaggaagaaggagcagaaaaattAGAAGACACCCTAGGAGTTAAGCAACCCAGTGAAGGGCTGGTACATGCAGTCACTGTTACTGTTGTGGAAGGGGAAAGAGCCGTTACCAGTATTGAAGAAAGGTCACCATCGTGGATATCTGCTGCTCTGACAGAGTGCATTGAgcaggcagaagaggaagagaaagaaactgagaaagcaTTTGAATCAGAAGTTGTTGTAGAACAAGCAGTGGTAGTTGCTAAGACAGTGCCAGAGATGAGAAAGGATCTAAGTGATGATACTGCAGCAAGTGAGTTAGCGTTAACCTCAGAGGCAGTGACGGCTCTGGAGGAGACAACTGAAGCTTCCTGTGCTGAGGAAACAATGGAAGTATCCTTTGCTGAGGAGACAACTGAGATGGTTTCTGCTGTTTCACAGTTGTTGGAAACCCCAGATACTACGGAAGAAGTTACACCAGTACAAGAAGTAGAAGCCACTgaacaaaatttgaaagaatTAGAGAAGCAGACGCAAAAAGTTCTTCACGAAGTTGCTGAAAGAGTAAAATCGTCAGAAGTAGCACAGCTGGTTAGTGAAAGAACCATGACACCAACTGTAGTTACAAAAGTGCAAGAAATTGAGTCAGAAGTGAAAGATGATGCTAAAGATGGGAAAGTTGCAGGTCAGGAAACAGTTTTGCTTGATCAGTCCTTGAAAAGAGCAGAACACACAGAGGATGATGTCCAGCCCATGGAAAGTGCAGAGAGCATTCAGGGCAGAGATAAAATTGAAGAGAGAGGACATGAAGGTtcagaaagaagtgaaatatcTACTGCAATGAAAGAAAGTACAGAAGGATATGAAAATGTGGATGTATTGAGAGATGAAAGGCAGTGGCAGGCATGTGAAGAAGTTGTAGAAGACcaagaaatatctgaaatgcaGAGGACAGTTGAGGAACCTTCATCACAAGACAGCAAAACAGTCACTCCCGAGGAAGAGCCATTAGCAAAGCAGGAGCCTTCAGAACAAGAGAAACTGCCACTAACAGAGTTAACAGTGGATGAGATGAAAGACGAATTTATTCCAGAAGTCCAGGCTGCA GTGCAGAGCAAGACCGAAGATGAAACCTCTGCCTTGGGGCTTCCAGGTGAAGAGCCCGTGAAGCTTGAAGGAGAGGGTGAAACTCTCACCACAGGACCAGTGTGCACAGAAGCAGTTGTCGCTGTGATCCCTGTTGAACCTGAAAGACAAGACAAAATTCCTGAGTTAGACTCACAAGAACAAACTTGTACTGAAAGAGTTCCGAGCAAGGCACCTGTccagggagaggaagaagatgCTGCGCTCCTTGGAGTAAAAAGCACAGAAGTCATTGCTGCTGAGGTCCCGACGCAGAATGAGGTAGAAACCTGTGCCCTTACCTCTGAAACCACAgcctcagaagcagcagaagctgctgagcagAGTGTGAGGGATGGGGATGGTAGGCAGTTTGTGGCAAAAGATCCTGTCCCCATCCTAGAGCCAAAATGCATAGAAACAACTGAAACCCTCTTCCAGAGTGATGAAGCCAAAGGTGGCAAAATAGAAGATGCCGTGCTCAAATCTGAAACACGCTCACCAAGCGATAAGGCTCTCACTGAGGCCATGCCCCAGACTGAAGGAGACAGCATATCTAATGCAGCATCAGCATGCCTAGGTATCACTGAAAATGGAAGCACTGCCCTCACTGACGTAAGTCCTAAGACAAGTGAACCGCTAAGCAGCTTAGTTGAAGAAAGGactgcagaaacagaacaagaacTTGTAGAAACCTCGAACTATCAAggctttcagaaagaagaaagcataaaCGGGCAATTGATGGAAGGAGCCAAAGAAGTGTTTGAATCTGGAGAACAGGAAGCAGTGAGGGGTGATGAATGTTGTTCAACAGCTGTCCAGCAAGAAGTTTTAACTGCGCAGGAGGAGGGCCCCGACTCAGCCTTCCTATTAGCTGAGAGCTTGGAGGCTCAGAAAATGTCTGTGCCTGtagcagctgcagcagttgAAGAGCATGTCGTGGCAGAAACCGTCACACCCACAGACACAACAGCCGAAACTGCAGAGCCTTTGGCAACCACACCAGAGCAAATGGTTTCTGATAAGGTCCCATTTACCACCATTGACTCTTCAGGCAGTGAAACTGCAGAGCCTGGTAGGGCAGAAGCACCCCAGCCTCAAGTAAGTCCTGCTTACATGAATGGAGTACCAGAGAGTCCCCAGAGCACGGGACTACCCAAACAGCCTGCTGCTCCTTTAAGTGATGGTCTCTCCCTCACCCACACAGAATTTGAGGCGGATGTTGTTCCTTCTGGGACTATAGAGTCCCAGAGTACAAAAATTGTACTGAATGTCATCCAGACGGCCGTTAACAAActtgcagaaacagaagaggcCTTTGAGTCAGAGCAGCACATTAAGACCATAGGGAAAAGCCCATCAGGTACAATTATACCTGAACTTCTGGAAAACATGCGTGTGGATCACCAATTCCTggtagaaaaggaagagataTCAAGTATGGAACAAGAGCTCCAGCAATCCAAAGTAGAGAAACATGCTACATTAATAGAGTCTGCAGAAATTCATGCAACcgtaggaaaaacaaaagacatgCTGTTAACTTGTGAGGTGCTGGAAGATGGACAAAGTCAGAGTTCTCTAAGTATTGTGCCTACCCCTGAAGACATTTCAAGGGAAAGTGTAAGACTTCAGAAATCAGCGTTAGAGCTAAGTACTTCAGAAGACTCAACCAAAGACCCTCTAGATGTACACCCActaaaactgaaggaaaaggagattGGGCAGGTTACAGAAATCTCAGACCAACATATAGGTCAGCAAACGTGTgcagaaaggcaggaagaaCAATGTCACCTACTGGTGGAGGACGGGAAGATGCAGACGTGGCAGGATGATGGTTGCCAAGAAGGCACGTCTTGTGATGGTACACAAAGTCAGAACTCCTTGGCTCCTGAGGCCTTGAAT ATGTGCTAA